From a region of the Thermofilaceae archaeon genome:
- a CDS encoding YHS domain-containing protein, with amino-acid sequence MVEAVDPVCGMKVSTEKTPHKTVYKGRVYYFCSAHCRKAFEANPEFYLEKGPVGMPA; translated from the coding sequence GTGGTTGAAGCTGTTGACCCGGTTTGCGGGATGAAGGTTTCTACGGAGAAAACCCCGCACAAGACCGTCTACAAGGGTAGAGTCTACTACTTCTGCAGCGCTCACTGCAGGAAGGCTTTCGAGGCCAACCCCGAATTCTACCTTGAGAAGGGGCCCGTGGGCATGCCCGCGTGA
- a CDS encoding DUF1122 family protein: protein MLCASIRDLAERYGLVVVEKPGRFREERNFELWLSGSRLLVAKCFNGRPPYYARWIEVFAVNNLIETGEGTFVFAGSALERELLEALAGELRGGELMYIEYGYDKETERLLRLGLPPHVTRLGFLLLRNGFTVLKDFYIPEGFMEGEAKLQGEKPASADDERRHLARIVEEVERALPSLKRWAGEQEYRSWMLRALERAEAILQGLEPKLSFTPGSGKL from the coding sequence GTGCTTTGCGCCTCCATTAGGGATCTAGCGGAACGCTATGGGCTTGTGGTCGTTGAGAAGCCGGGGCGTTTTCGAGAGGAAAGGAACTTCGAGTTGTGGTTGTCCGGGAGCCGTCTACTCGTGGCGAAGTGCTTCAACGGTAGGCCTCCCTACTACGCGAGGTGGATCGAGGTTTTCGCAGTCAACAACCTCATCGAGACGGGGGAGGGTACCTTCGTTTTCGCGGGCTCAGCCTTAGAGCGCGAGCTCCTGGAGGCCCTCGCGGGCGAGCTCAGGGGTGGGGAGCTCATGTACATCGAGTACGGCTACGATAAGGAGACGGAGCGCTTGCTGCGCCTCGGCCTCCCTCCTCACGTGACGAGGTTGGGCTTTCTCCTTCTTCGCAACGGCTTCACGGTTCTGAAGGACTTCTACATCCCCGAGGGCTTCATGGAGGGTGAAGCGAAGCTGCAGGGGGAGAAGCCGGCCAGCGCGGACGATGAGCGGCGGCACCTGGCCAGGATCGTTGAGGAGGTAGAGCGCGCACTCCCCAGCTTGAAGCGTTGGGCCGGTGAACAGGAGTACAGGTCGTGGATGCTGAGAGCCCTGGAGAGGGCGGAAGCTATACTTCAGGGTCTTGAACCTAAACTTTCATTTACGCCAGGTTCAGGGAAACTGTGA
- a CDS encoding ferredoxin: protein MAKVRVDKSLCIGCGACWAIAPQIFEEDPETFKSRIREPYRKSDSESESIGEIPAELTNDAKTAAEGCPTGAITVE from the coding sequence ATGGCGAAGGTTAGAGTGGATAAGAGCCTGTGCATCGGTTGCGGCGCGTGCTGGGCTATCGCCCCGCAGATTTTCGAGGAGGACCCTGAGACCTTCAAGAGCAGAATCAGGGAGCCCTACAGGAAGAGCGACAGCGAGTCCGAGTCGATCGGAGAGATCCCCGCGGAGCTCACCAACGACGCGAAGACAGCCGCCGAGGGTTGCCCGACCGGCGCGATCACCGTAGAGTAA
- a CDS encoding arsenate reductase ArsC has product MSGEKLVLFVCTENRFRSQIAEAYFNAHAPPGWRAISAGTQPAPSVHPNAVELMLEEGIDISTKKPKLLTPDLEAAAEIGVVVCGGSEGGTCPVVKAKYVEQWEIPDPARMSLEEARRWRDEIKRRVLDLVERIQRGEVPPRGRALSLRF; this is encoded by the coding sequence ATGTCGGGGGAGAAGCTGGTACTCTTCGTCTGCACCGAGAACCGGTTTAGGAGCCAGATCGCGGAGGCCTACTTCAACGCTCACGCCCCTCCAGGCTGGAGGGCCATTAGCGCTGGAACGCAGCCAGCCCCCTCGGTGCACCCCAACGCGGTTGAACTGATGCTCGAGGAAGGGATCGATATATCCACGAAGAAGCCGAAGCTCCTGACACCGGATCTTGAGGCTGCCGCTGAAATCGGGGTTGTCGTGTGCGGCGGGTCAGAGGGAGGTACCTGCCCAGTTGTTAAGGCGAAGTACGTTGAGCAGTGGGAGATTCCGGACCCGGCGCGCATGAGCCTCGAGGAGGCGAGGCGTTGGAGGGATGAGATCAAGCGGAGGGTTCTCGACCTGGTGGAAAGGATACAGAGAGGGGAGGTTCCCCCAAGGGGTAGAGCTCTAAGCTTAAGGTTCTGA
- a CDS encoding rubrerythrin family protein: protein MPVRPMTLDALLSAFSGESMAHMRYLIFADVAEREKFPNVARLFRAIAYAEFVHARNHYNNLSEYNGEFKAVAGTPAGPGSTSKNLELAIRGEEYEVAEMYPAYVELARFQGERGAERSFRWALEAEKIHAQLYREAKSYVDKGQDWPLAGKVWICTICGHTYVGDQPPDKCPICGAPREKYTGF from the coding sequence ATGCCCGTACGACCGATGACGCTTGATGCTCTCCTCAGCGCGTTCTCGGGTGAATCGATGGCGCACATGAGGTATCTCATATTCGCGGACGTCGCGGAGAGGGAGAAGTTCCCCAACGTCGCCAGGCTGTTCAGGGCTATCGCGTACGCGGAGTTCGTCCACGCCCGCAACCACTACAACAACTTGAGCGAGTACAACGGTGAGTTCAAGGCCGTAGCCGGCACTCCAGCGGGCCCGGGCAGCACGTCGAAGAACCTGGAGCTGGCCATTCGAGGGGAGGAGTACGAGGTGGCTGAAATGTACCCGGCCTACGTTGAGCTCGCCAGGTTCCAGGGGGAGAGGGGGGCTGAGCGCAGCTTCCGGTGGGCGCTGGAGGCTGAGAAGATCCACGCCCAGCTCTACCGCGAAGCGAAGAGCTACGTGGATAAGGGTCAGGATTGGCCCCTAGCGGGCAAGGTCTGGATCTGCACCATATGCGGGCACACGTACGTCGGAGACCAACCGCCAGACAAGTGCCCGATCTGCGGGGCTCCGCGGGAGAAATACACCGGCTTCTAG
- a CDS encoding iron-sulfur cluster assembly scaffold protein, producing MSTRIPLPYSPKVLEIFREPKNLGPLEDATVVEHAGSPACGDMIRLYLKIVERGGEDFIERATFESYGCAANIAAASILTEMVKGKSLREAWAISWKQLSDELGGLPPIKYHCSILAVGALKRAIRSYYERRGVKPGWLPEQLTVEEKQTLEEEEMMERYRKTIKNLEGGER from the coding sequence GTGAGCACTCGTATCCCACTCCCCTACAGCCCAAAGGTGCTGGAGATATTCAGGGAGCCGAAGAATCTTGGGCCGCTTGAAGATGCCACGGTTGTCGAGCACGCTGGTAGCCCGGCGTGCGGCGACATGATCCGCCTGTACCTCAAGATTGTGGAGAGGGGTGGGGAGGACTTTATCGAGAGGGCTACCTTCGAGAGCTACGGTTGCGCCGCTAACATCGCAGCGGCCAGCATCCTGACTGAGATGGTTAAGGGGAAGAGCTTGAGGGAGGCTTGGGCGATAAGCTGGAAGCAGCTCTCCGATGAGCTGGGCGGGCTCCCCCCGATAAAGTACCACTGCAGCATACTGGCTGTGGGTGCCTTGAAGAGGGCGATTAGGTCCTACTACGAGAGAAGGGGTGTGAAGCCCGGCTGGCTGCCCGAGCAGCTGACGGTTGAGGAGAAGCAAACGCTTGAGGAGGAGGAGATGATGGAGCGGTACCGGAAGACGATCAAGAATCTAGAGGGTGGTGAGCGATGA
- a CDS encoding cysteine desulfurase family protein: MVRLSLSVKVRELLKAHGQPEREVYFDLENSGWVPPEVVEAMLPYFNARGYGHPSITHKPGWEALEVVYEAKELIAKTLGVRDLEAISFTHSGTEANNLAILGYLLANREKRGKVVVSAVEHLSVIFPAEHAAKLFGYKVVQVPVDKEGFVDPEVLKLYVDRDTVLVSVQAVNHEIGTIQPIKELVDVVKSANPEAVFHTDAADAYGWIPFNVEGLGVDMATLSGHKIHGPRGVGALYVREGVKLEPPLRGQLSAEKLWPGVENVPAIAGFKKAVEIAFSSFEERVSYVRSLRDRLISGVLERTSHVLVNGPLGERRAPNNANLSFLYVEGEALTVELSMRGIYVSSGSACSSRVLEPSHVLLAIGRRHEEAHGSILFKLSHYHKPEDVEYAIEVIPDAVKRLRSLSSWKIG, from the coding sequence GTGGTTAGATTGAGCCTCTCAGTGAAGGTTCGGGAGCTGCTGAAGGCGCACGGGCAGCCAGAGAGGGAGGTCTACTTCGACTTGGAGAACAGCGGCTGGGTCCCGCCGGAGGTTGTAGAGGCGATGCTACCCTACTTCAACGCGAGGGGCTACGGTCACCCCTCGATCACCCACAAGCCGGGCTGGGAAGCGCTGGAAGTGGTTTACGAGGCTAAGGAGCTGATCGCCAAGACGCTGGGGGTTAGGGATTTGGAGGCGATCTCCTTCACCCACAGCGGGACGGAGGCGAACAACCTCGCGATCCTAGGCTACCTGCTGGCGAACAGAGAAAAGAGGGGTAAAGTCGTTGTCTCAGCCGTTGAGCACTTGAGCGTGATCTTCCCGGCTGAACATGCGGCGAAGCTTTTCGGCTACAAGGTGGTACAGGTCCCCGTCGATAAGGAGGGCTTCGTGGATCCCGAGGTGCTGAAGCTGTACGTCGACAGAGATACGGTGCTCGTGAGCGTGCAGGCGGTGAACCACGAGATTGGCACGATTCAGCCCATCAAGGAGCTGGTGGACGTGGTGAAGAGCGCAAACCCCGAGGCAGTTTTCCACACGGACGCGGCCGACGCTTACGGCTGGATCCCGTTCAACGTTGAGGGGTTGGGGGTGGATATGGCCACCCTGAGCGGGCACAAGATTCACGGTCCCCGCGGCGTAGGCGCGCTGTACGTGAGGGAGGGGGTGAAGCTGGAGCCACCGCTTCGGGGCCAGCTGAGCGCGGAGAAGCTGTGGCCTGGCGTTGAAAACGTCCCCGCGATCGCCGGCTTCAAGAAAGCTGTTGAGATCGCGTTCAGCAGCTTCGAGGAGAGGGTCTCCTATGTGAGGAGCTTGAGGGATAGGCTGATCAGCGGAGTTCTGGAGAGGACGTCGCACGTGCTCGTGAACGGCCCTCTGGGGGAAAGGAGGGCGCCGAACAACGCGAACCTCAGCTTCCTCTACGTGGAGGGTGAGGCTCTCACCGTCGAGTTGAGCATGCGCGGCATCTACGTTTCGAGCGGCAGCGCTTGCAGCAGTAGGGTGCTGGAGCCGAGCCACGTGCTACTAGCGATTGGGCGTAGGCACGAGGAGGCTCACGGCAGCATCCTATTCAAACTCTCGCACTACCACAAGCCTGAAGACGTGGAGTACGCGATAGAAGTTATCCCTGACGCTGTCAAAAGGTTGAGGAGCTTAAGCTCCTGGAAGATAGGTTAG